Proteins found in one Aethina tumida isolate Nest 87 chromosome 1, icAetTumi1.1, whole genome shotgun sequence genomic segment:
- the LOC126265272 gene encoding uncharacterized protein LOC126265272, with protein MDIPCLSKNLYYKIQNELDQVWKESLWLALEEAGKLEREAAIKEGHVDSHGIPYITDGYLDGGWSKRNYGHTYNANSGAAVIIGKTTGKVLFVGVRNKYCCICARAENNNEAAKTHICFKNWSGSSSSMEQDIIVEGFNNSIEMHGLKYLKFIADGDSSVFKNIKEKVPYGHEVVKIECMNHVLKNFSKNLYKIKKDSQGVPVDARKMIQKI; from the exons atggatattccatgtttatctaaaaatttgtattataaaattcaaaatgaattggATCAG gtaTGGAAAGAATCATTATGGCTTGCTTTGGAAGAAGCTGGAAAATTAGAACGTGAAGCTGCAATTAAGGAAGGACATGTAGATTCACATGGCATTCCATATATAACTGATGGATATTTAGATGGAGGATGGTCTAAACGAAACTATGGACATACGTATAATGCAAATTCTGGAGct GCTGTTATAATAGGGAAAACAACAGGAAAAGTATTATTCGTAGGTGTAAGGAATAAATACTGTTGTATTTGCGCTAGAgccgaaaacaataatgaagctgctaaaacacatatttgttttaaaaattggtccgGTTCATCATCTTCAATGGAACAGGATATAATAGTAGAGGGATTTAATAACAGCATAGAAATGCATGGgttgaaatacttaaaatttattgcagatGGTGATtcctcagtttttaaaaatattaaagaaaaggtaCCATATGGACACGAG gttgttaaaattgaatgcatgaaccatgtattaaaaaatttcagtaaaaacctttacaaaattaaaaaagattctCAAGGGGTCCCTGTTGACGCCAGAAAGAT GATCCAGAAAATCTAA